One window from the genome of Salisaeta longa DSM 21114 encodes:
- a CDS encoding SusC/RagA family TonB-linked outer membrane protein, producing MRRLLRCTLAVLALLLLGTAPKAYAQDAVVLGTVVDSTTSQPLPGVNVVVEGLQLGAATDTQGQFRIEGVPTGEQTLVASFVGYDTKRIPLDVDAGTNEIRIQLSPAAVGLENVIVTALGVQRQERAIGYAVQEVEAAEIDQAGETNFISSLAGQVSGAQVSTSSQMGGSSRIILRGASSISGNNEPLIVVDGIPLDNSGFNSISQETGSGGYDYGNAAALINSTNVKSVTVLKGPSAAALYGSRAANGVIEIVTKDGSGREGIGVNIQQTLTMNQMYNFPDYQNKYGGGAWAPFSMNGQGQLVADFATDQSWGPRLDGRQVRQWYSYDNVNGLEGQTTPWVAHPNNVENFFRTGILSKTNVAFSQGAENFNYRLSVMNMTQRGNSPESEMERQTINFNGSLDLTDRLSSSVSANYINSEAYGRPGSGYSNAVGPWLQFNHFGQRQIELDEDAPMRDITRPDGTQRGWNWVGDPRAGNLIYANNPFWIREKNYQNDDTQRIYGRVRLAYDLMDNLTVSANARTDYYTLRQQERVAIGSVELSSYSESVYEVQETNIGGKVDYNGNITDDISLQALGGVNYRYNDRSENLGATEGGLVSREVYTLENSTSRPSIADYFQEQALFGVYGDVTLGYQDMLYLGGTLRNDWSSTLPADNNSYLYPSVNGSFVFTALPTFEDSDILSFGKIRATWARVGRDTNPYELSFVYPLQPLPFGSTQLQTLPNSLPNTNLKPEIKTGWEVGTQLEFLSNKIALDVTYYSEETRNQILGVEGSRASGYSSRVVNAGTIANRGFEVALNATPVSTGSFQWDVGINWAKNTSEVVSLAEGVESLPVNSTASAPPFGPQIVAREGEPYGSFFGRGFQYDENGNKVISGGAYSLSAPRILGSYLPDWTAGFSTTVSYKGFSANILLDGQKGGKIWSLSNLFGFYSGIVQETVANNVRQLGVIPQGVTSSGDPWTGRVDPNAFFVSFFGNQEAFIYDASYIKLRSVSISYTMPSRWFENTPVRRLSVSAVGRNVATLLKYTPNFDPTAVVRGSGNLQGIEAGQMPPNRSIGLRFNLGF from the coding sequence ATGCGCAGACTGTTACGTTGTACACTTGCCGTCCTGGCGCTGCTGCTTTTGGGGACGGCCCCAAAAGCGTACGCACAGGACGCCGTTGTTTTAGGAACGGTCGTCGATAGCACGACCTCTCAGCCGTTGCCGGGCGTGAACGTTGTTGTGGAAGGCCTTCAATTGGGCGCAGCAACAGACACGCAGGGCCAATTTCGTATTGAGGGTGTACCAACCGGTGAGCAAACACTGGTTGCTTCGTTCGTCGGCTACGACACGAAGCGCATTCCGCTTGACGTAGACGCGGGCACAAATGAAATTCGTATCCAACTATCGCCTGCGGCAGTTGGGCTAGAGAACGTGATTGTCACCGCGCTCGGCGTGCAGCGCCAAGAGCGTGCGATTGGTTACGCCGTTCAGGAAGTTGAGGCGGCTGAGATTGATCAAGCGGGTGAGACAAACTTCATCAGCTCGTTGGCCGGTCAGGTGTCGGGTGCTCAAGTGAGCACCTCCAGCCAAATGGGTGGATCCTCCCGCATCATCCTGCGTGGAGCCAGCTCCATTTCCGGTAACAATGAGCCGCTGATTGTTGTCGATGGTATTCCGCTTGATAACTCCGGGTTCAATAGCATTTCCCAGGAGACGGGATCTGGAGGGTACGACTACGGAAACGCTGCTGCCCTCATCAACTCGACAAACGTGAAGTCAGTCACTGTTCTGAAGGGTCCAAGTGCTGCTGCGTTGTACGGGTCGCGCGCCGCGAACGGTGTGATTGAGATCGTAACGAAGGATGGCTCCGGGCGTGAAGGCATCGGGGTGAACATCCAGCAGACGCTGACCATGAACCAGATGTACAACTTCCCTGACTATCAAAACAAGTACGGAGGCGGCGCTTGGGCACCGTTCTCGATGAATGGCCAGGGCCAGTTGGTTGCAGACTTTGCGACAGATCAGTCGTGGGGGCCGCGCCTTGACGGGCGTCAGGTGCGTCAGTGGTACAGCTACGACAATGTGAACGGTCTGGAAGGACAGACGACGCCATGGGTCGCCCATCCCAACAACGTGGAAAACTTCTTCCGCACGGGCATCTTGTCCAAAACCAACGTTGCATTCTCTCAGGGGGCGGAAAACTTCAATTATCGCCTCTCGGTCATGAACATGACCCAGCGGGGCAACTCGCCTGAAAGCGAAATGGAGCGCCAGACGATCAACTTCAATGGATCGCTAGATCTCACCGATCGGCTGAGCTCGTCGGTCTCGGCGAATTACATCAACTCTGAAGCTTACGGACGTCCGGGCAGTGGATACAGCAACGCGGTTGGTCCGTGGTTGCAGTTTAACCACTTCGGCCAGCGCCAAATTGAGCTGGATGAAGACGCGCCGATGCGTGACATCACGCGCCCAGACGGCACGCAACGCGGCTGGAACTGGGTTGGCGATCCGAGAGCCGGAAACCTGATCTATGCGAACAACCCATTCTGGATTCGTGAGAAAAACTACCAGAATGACGATACGCAGCGCATTTATGGTCGGGTGCGGCTTGCCTATGACCTGATGGACAACCTCACAGTTTCTGCCAATGCGCGAACCGATTACTACACGCTGCGTCAGCAAGAGCGTGTCGCGATTGGTTCGGTTGAGTTGTCGAGCTACTCGGAGTCGGTCTACGAAGTGCAAGAGACCAACATCGGTGGTAAGGTCGATTATAACGGCAACATCACGGACGACATTAGCCTGCAGGCGTTGGGTGGCGTAAATTACCGCTACAACGACCGCAGCGAGAACCTTGGAGCTACTGAAGGTGGGCTGGTCTCTCGTGAAGTGTACACGCTGGAAAACTCGACGTCGCGCCCCTCAATTGCTGACTACTTCCAGGAGCAGGCGCTCTTTGGTGTGTACGGAGATGTAACCCTTGGGTACCAGGACATGCTGTACCTCGGAGGTACGCTTCGTAATGATTGGTCCTCAACGCTGCCGGCCGACAATAATTCTTACCTGTATCCGTCGGTGAACGGTAGCTTTGTGTTTACCGCCCTCCCGACGTTTGAAGATAGCGACATCCTAAGCTTTGGTAAGATCCGCGCAACGTGGGCACGCGTTGGGCGCGACACCAATCCGTACGAGCTGTCGTTTGTCTATCCGTTGCAGCCCCTTCCCTTTGGAAGCACACAGCTGCAAACGCTGCCAAACTCGCTGCCAAACACCAACCTGAAACCGGAAATCAAGACGGGATGGGAGGTCGGAACGCAGCTTGAGTTCTTGAGCAACAAGATTGCGCTCGACGTGACGTACTACAGCGAGGAGACCAGAAACCAAATTCTCGGTGTTGAGGGCTCGCGGGCGAGCGGCTACAGCTCACGTGTTGTAAACGCCGGAACGATTGCAAACCGCGGCTTCGAAGTCGCGCTGAACGCGACACCGGTAAGCACAGGGTCCTTCCAGTGGGATGTTGGCATTAACTGGGCGAAAAACACAAGTGAAGTGGTTTCGCTGGCGGAAGGTGTTGAGAGCCTCCCGGTCAACTCCACTGCTTCCGCACCGCCCTTTGGTCCGCAGATCGTAGCGCGCGAAGGTGAGCCGTACGGTTCGTTCTTTGGGCGTGGGTTCCAGTACGATGAGAACGGTAACAAGGTGATCAGCGGCGGTGCGTACAGCCTGAGTGCGCCGCGCATCTTGGGGTCTTATCTTCCCGACTGGACGGCTGGATTCTCAACGACCGTGTCGTACAAAGGCTTTTCCGCTAACATTCTGCTCGATGGGCAGAAAGGTGGAAAAATCTGGTCGCTGTCAAACCTCTTTGGGTTCTACAGCGGCATTGTGCAAGAAACGGTCGCCAACAATGTGCGCCAGCTAGGTGTCATTCCGCAGGGCGTAACGTCCTCCGGCGATCCCTGGACGGGCCGCGTCGATCCGAATGCATTCTTCGTCAGCTTCTTTGGCAACCAAGAAGCATTCATTTACGACGCCAGCTACATCAAGCTGCGTTCTGTTTCTATCAGCTACACCATGCCGTCACGGTGGTTTGAAAACACCCCCGTTCGTCGCTTGTCCGTGTCAGCTGTAGGACGCAATGTGGCAACGCTGCTGAAGTACACGCCCAACTTTGACCCAACGGCGGTTGTGCGTGGCAGCGGTAACCTTCAAGGCATTGAAGCCGGACAGATGCCGCCAAACCGTTCGATTGGTTTGCGCTTCAATCTGGGCTTCTAG
- a CDS encoding NUDIX hydrolase: protein MKPWTLVRRVREGAFRIFDVYRQWMQSPASGATHDFYVLDAPDWVNVIPLTPNDEVVCVRQFRAGTGAVTLEVPGGMIDASDASPVAAAQRELREETGYDAASFENLGAIAPNPALQSNRCYSVVARGAHPVQAQALDGAEEIDVVRVPLCDIPRRIQSGAISHALVVVAFYLLEHQDAAMPPAADR, encoded by the coding sequence ATGAAACCGTGGACGCTCGTGCGGCGCGTTCGCGAGGGCGCCTTCCGCATCTTCGACGTGTACCGGCAGTGGATGCAGTCGCCCGCCAGCGGCGCCACGCACGATTTTTACGTGCTCGACGCCCCCGATTGGGTGAACGTCATTCCGCTTACGCCCAACGACGAGGTCGTGTGCGTTCGGCAGTTTCGGGCGGGCACCGGCGCGGTAACCCTGGAAGTGCCCGGCGGCATGATCGACGCGTCGGACGCCAGCCCGGTGGCTGCGGCCCAGCGCGAGCTGCGTGAGGAGACGGGCTACGATGCGGCGTCGTTTGAAAACCTGGGCGCGATTGCTCCCAACCCTGCGCTGCAGTCCAATCGCTGCTACAGCGTGGTCGCCCGCGGCGCCCACCCGGTGCAGGCGCAGGCCCTCGACGGGGCCGAGGAGATCGACGTGGTGCGCGTGCCGCTCTGCGACATTCCGCGGCGCATCCAAAGCGGTGCCATCAGCCACGCGCTGGTGGTGGTTGCGTTCTATCTGCTGGAGCATCAGGACGCCGCCATGCCGCCTGCTGCGGATCGGTAG
- a CDS encoding YhbY family RNA-binding protein, whose product MKLPERLSSRQRAHLRSLAHGADPHVRIGKEGLTDAVIAAINEAFNTRELLKIRIHDTADRQPQDVAHEIADRLDDCYVVHTMGWTATLYRPDPEDPEIQLPARGTDGA is encoded by the coding sequence ATGAAGCTTCCTGAACGCCTATCCTCTCGGCAGCGCGCGCACCTCCGATCGTTGGCGCATGGCGCGGATCCGCACGTGCGCATCGGCAAAGAGGGGCTGACCGACGCCGTGATTGCGGCCATCAACGAGGCCTTCAACACGCGCGAATTGCTCAAGATACGCATTCACGACACCGCCGACCGGCAGCCGCAAGACGTGGCCCACGAGATTGCCGACCGCTTGGACGATTGCTACGTGGTGCACACCATGGGATGGACGGCCACGCTGTACCGGCCCGATCCTGAAGACCCCGAGATTCAGTTGCCCGCTCGTGGCACCGATGGCGCGTGA
- a CDS encoding acyl-CoA dehydrogenase family protein yields the protein MPAVEALPLDALQTFLHDHVEPLEDALRTDGWPAVADDLAAVQRAVKARGWWCPQLPEAEGGMGLSLEDFARVSEVLGRSPLGHVAFNCQAPDAGNMELLAAHATPAQRERFLDPLVGGRLRSCFAMTEPEHAGSNPKHLSTTATPTDDGYRLRGHKWFTTGAHGAAFAIVMAVTHPDADDPYAWASMLLVPMDANGVEHVQRLPIMGERGAGWLSHSELRFHDVVVPPAHVLGPPGRGFALAQERLGPGRIHHCMRWIGICERAFAMMCERAATRVVRDGETLSQQQSFQHAVAECRASIDAARLLVLNAAQTIARDGARAARTDISTIKFFVADVLHRVLDEAIQAHGAYGLTDDTLLSFWYRHERGASIYDGPSEVHKNVVARRILRTYE from the coding sequence ATGCCTGCTGTCGAAGCGCTTCCGCTAGATGCCCTCCAAACCTTTCTGCACGATCACGTCGAGCCGCTGGAAGATGCGTTGCGCACGGACGGGTGGCCGGCCGTGGCAGATGACCTGGCGGCGGTGCAGCGCGCCGTTAAAGCACGCGGCTGGTGGTGCCCCCAACTGCCGGAGGCCGAAGGCGGTATGGGCCTTTCGCTGGAAGACTTTGCGCGTGTCAGCGAAGTGCTCGGCCGTTCGCCGCTGGGCCATGTGGCCTTCAACTGTCAAGCGCCCGATGCGGGCAACATGGAGCTCCTCGCGGCGCACGCTACCCCCGCGCAACGGGAGCGATTCCTCGATCCGCTGGTGGGCGGCCGCCTCCGCAGTTGCTTTGCCATGACCGAGCCCGAACACGCGGGCTCGAACCCCAAGCACCTGAGCACCACCGCTACGCCCACCGATGACGGCTACCGCCTACGGGGCCACAAGTGGTTTACGACCGGCGCGCACGGAGCCGCCTTTGCCATCGTCATGGCCGTCACGCACCCCGATGCCGACGACCCCTACGCGTGGGCCAGCATGCTGCTGGTGCCCATGGACGCCAACGGCGTCGAGCACGTGCAGCGCCTCCCAATTATGGGCGAGCGCGGGGCGGGCTGGCTGAGCCACTCCGAGCTGCGCTTCCACGACGTCGTCGTGCCGCCTGCTCACGTGCTAGGACCGCCGGGCCGGGGCTTTGCGCTGGCACAAGAGCGCCTGGGCCCCGGCCGCATCCACCATTGCATGCGGTGGATTGGCATCTGCGAACGCGCTTTTGCGATGATGTGCGAGCGAGCGGCCACGCGGGTGGTGCGCGACGGCGAAACGCTCAGTCAGCAGCAGAGCTTCCAGCATGCCGTGGCCGAGTGCCGCGCCTCCATCGATGCTGCGCGGCTCTTGGTGCTCAACGCCGCCCAAACCATCGCGCGCGACGGGGCCCGCGCGGCCCGCACCGATATTTCCACCATCAAGTTTTTTGTGGCCGATGTTTTGCATCGTGTACTCGACGAAGCCATTCAGGCGCACGGTGCCTACGGCCTCACCGACGACACCTTGCTGAGCTTTTGGTACCGCCACGAACGCGGCGCCTCCATCTACGACGGCCCAAGCGAGGTGCACAAGAACGTGGTGGCCCGGCGCATTTTGCGCACATACGAATGA
- the lysS gene encoding lysine--tRNA ligase — translation MSAVERTEQEERRRDERQALEARGINPYPYTWPVDHRAADLLATFDDDTHDPDEGTPLTASIAGRITGIRVMGGSAFFDLQDESGTLQVYIRKNDLPEDFYDEVFTELLDIGDIVGVQGHLFRTRMGEVTLRASGDFQLLSKALRPLPVVKEKDGETYNEVTDKDFRYRQRYVDLTVNPEVRTVFRQRAEIIRTMRRVLDDDGFLEVETPVLQPLYGGATARPFTTHHNALDMELYLRIADELYLKRLLVGGFHGVYEISKDFRNEGLSRFHNPEFTMMECYAAYKDYRWMMDFTERMIRTVATTLHDEPTIAFEGESIDLSGPWRRVPFFDAIHEATGHDLYGAARDRVYDVAKHELSLDVTAEMSLAKLLDEIFSETVEPSLVDPTFVTDYPVELSPLAKKHRSKDGLVERFELIIAGREIANAFSELNDPDDQRARFEAQAAQRAAGDDEASPIDEDYLRALEYGMPPAAGLGIGVDRLTMLMTGQDSIRDVILFPLLRPEGDTA, via the coding sequence ATGTCGGCTGTAGAGCGCACCGAACAAGAAGAACGCCGCCGCGACGAACGTCAGGCGCTGGAAGCGCGTGGCATCAACCCGTACCCGTACACCTGGCCGGTAGACCACCGGGCGGCAGATCTGCTTGCGACGTTTGATGACGACACCCACGACCCGGACGAGGGCACGCCGCTCACGGCATCCATTGCCGGGCGCATCACCGGCATTCGCGTTATGGGCGGCTCGGCTTTCTTCGATCTGCAGGACGAAAGCGGCACCCTCCAGGTGTACATCCGCAAAAACGACCTGCCGGAGGACTTCTACGATGAGGTCTTCACCGAACTGCTGGACATCGGCGACATCGTAGGCGTACAGGGGCACCTGTTTCGCACCCGCATGGGCGAGGTTACCCTGCGCGCCAGCGGCGACTTCCAGCTGCTCTCCAAGGCGCTGCGCCCCTTGCCGGTTGTCAAGGAGAAAGATGGCGAGACGTACAACGAAGTTACCGACAAGGACTTCCGCTACCGGCAGCGCTACGTGGACCTCACGGTAAACCCCGAGGTGCGCACGGTCTTTCGGCAACGGGCGGAAATTATCCGCACCATGCGCCGCGTACTGGACGATGATGGCTTTTTGGAGGTCGAGACGCCGGTCCTGCAGCCCCTTTACGGCGGCGCCACGGCCCGCCCGTTCACCACGCATCACAACGCGCTGGACATGGAGCTGTACCTCCGCATTGCGGATGAGCTGTACCTGAAGCGCTTGCTGGTGGGCGGCTTCCACGGCGTGTACGAGATCAGCAAAGACTTCCGGAACGAGGGCCTCAGCCGCTTTCACAATCCGGAGTTTACGATGATGGAGTGCTACGCGGCGTACAAGGACTACCGCTGGATGATGGATTTCACCGAGCGGATGATTCGCACCGTCGCCACGACGCTCCACGACGAACCGACGATCGCCTTTGAGGGCGAATCCATCGACCTCTCCGGCCCCTGGCGCCGCGTGCCGTTCTTCGATGCGATTCACGAGGCCACCGGCCACGACCTGTACGGCGCGGCCCGCGACCGCGTGTACGACGTTGCCAAGCACGAGCTGTCGCTCGACGTCACGGCTGAGATGTCCCTCGCGAAGCTCCTCGACGAAATCTTTAGCGAAACCGTGGAGCCGTCGCTCGTCGATCCCACGTTTGTGACCGACTACCCCGTGGAGCTGAGTCCGCTGGCGAAGAAGCACCGCAGCAAAGACGGCTTGGTGGAACGGTTTGAACTCATCATCGCCGGCCGCGAAATTGCCAACGCCTTCAGCGAACTGAACGACCCCGACGATCAGCGCGCGCGCTTCGAGGCGCAGGCCGCCCAGCGCGCCGCGGGCGACGACGAGGCATCGCCCATCGACGAGGATTACCTGCGCGCCCTGGAGTACGGCATGCCGCCCGCCGCCGGCCTGGGCATCGGCGTGGATCGCCTCACGATGCTCATGACGGGGCAAGATTCCATCCGCGACGTCATTCTCTTTCCGCTCCTGCGCCCCGAAGGCGACACCGCATGA
- a CDS encoding BP74-related protein, whose translation MHDFITGRKPPGPTYAPRRTRSLPALLLVLLTLFGTAACDTNSLGGRPPSAPDGAHGFVFATTGGERMAAYTTDPALIRAARASLQRPRADRRLFINGRITRGTKGNLQWSWHFVPDAWSLTEVSTEVCDGRPRMVEANRAYWIDTVGRFCPWGARVVAEWPPVADS comes from the coding sequence ATGCATGATTTTATCACCGGGCGCAAGCCGCCGGGCCCAACGTACGCCCCACGGCGCACGCGATCGTTACCCGCCCTCTTGCTTGTCCTGCTTACGCTTTTCGGTACAGCGGCATGCGACACAAACAGCTTGGGCGGTCGGCCGCCCAGCGCACCGGACGGCGCCCACGGATTTGTCTTTGCGACCACCGGAGGCGAGCGCATGGCGGCCTACACCACCGATCCGGCCCTCATTCGCGCGGCCCGCGCATCACTGCAGCGCCCCCGCGCCGACCGGCGGTTGTTTATCAACGGCCGCATTACCCGCGGCACCAAGGGCAACCTGCAGTGGAGCTGGCACTTCGTCCCGGATGCGTGGTCGCTAACCGAAGTCTCTACAGAGGTTTGTGATGGACGCCCGCGTATGGTGGAGGCCAACCGTGCCTACTGGATCGATACCGTCGGCCGCTTTTGCCCGTGGGGTGCCCGGGTCGTTGCTGAGTGGCCGCCGGTGGCTGATAGCTGA
- a CDS encoding isoamylase early set domain-containing protein, protein MIKKRVSPTGRVVRVFFELPGDAVEEEAAVVGSFNDWSEEGEPMTYVKSRDVWKAGVSFTPGTTIEFRYRVDGSTWQNEADADRYVPNPYFGKNSVVDL, encoded by the coding sequence ATGATTAAGAAACGAGTGAGTCCCACCGGACGCGTCGTCCGCGTGTTTTTTGAACTGCCCGGCGACGCGGTAGAAGAAGAAGCAGCCGTGGTTGGGTCGTTCAACGACTGGTCCGAAGAGGGCGAGCCCATGACATACGTCAAGTCGCGCGACGTGTGGAAGGCGGGCGTGTCGTTTACGCCGGGGACGACCATCGAATTCCGGTACCGCGTCGATGGCAGCACATGGCAGAATGAAGCAGACGCCGATCGGTACGTTCCGAATCCATACTTTGGAAAGAACAGCGTGGTCGACCTGTAG
- a CDS encoding alpha/beta fold hydrolase, protein MPHVTVNDCDYFYTTAGDGPETIFFAHGFLMTHRMWAHQMEAFADDYRCIAIDWRGQGQSEVTEDGYSVPELADDTVALFDALAIDRCHYVGLSMGGFVGFHLLVDHADRLHSAALLETQAGSEETMRRIQYQAMLRLVKTVGYGPVIDRVMPILFGETFCAEQPEALEEWKDIVRANDRQGVYRAGQGIFTRENLLPRLDEVTTPTLIVVGEEDVATPPAKAEQAHAAIPTSELVRLPKAGHSSAIERPEAVTETLRTFIGAHAAVDASDEATA, encoded by the coding sequence ATGCCCCACGTTACCGTTAACGACTGCGACTACTTTTACACCACAGCGGGCGACGGCCCGGAAACCATCTTTTTCGCCCATGGCTTTTTGATGACGCACCGCATGTGGGCGCATCAGATGGAGGCCTTTGCCGACGACTACCGCTGCATCGCCATCGACTGGCGCGGGCAGGGGCAATCGGAAGTGACCGAGGACGGCTACAGCGTGCCGGAGCTGGCCGATGACACCGTGGCCCTGTTCGATGCGCTCGCCATCGATCGCTGCCACTACGTGGGCCTCTCGATGGGCGGCTTTGTGGGCTTTCACCTGCTCGTCGATCATGCCGACCGGCTACACAGCGCGGCCCTTCTGGAAACCCAGGCCGGATCGGAAGAAACCATGCGGCGCATTCAGTATCAGGCCATGCTGCGGCTCGTTAAAACCGTGGGCTATGGCCCTGTCATCGACCGCGTGATGCCGATCTTGTTCGGGGAGACGTTCTGCGCCGAGCAGCCCGAAGCGCTGGAGGAATGGAAGGACATCGTGCGCGCCAACGACCGGCAAGGGGTCTATCGTGCAGGGCAGGGCATTTTTACCCGGGAGAATTTACTCCCCCGGTTGGACGAGGTCACCACGCCTACGCTTATTGTGGTGGGGGAAGAGGACGTGGCCACGCCGCCCGCTAAAGCCGAGCAAGCCCATGCCGCGATTCCAACGAGCGAGCTGGTGCGTCTGCCGAAGGCCGGACACTCGAGCGCCATTGAGCGCCCCGAAGCCGTCACCGAGACGCTGCGCACATTCATTGGCGCTCACGCGGCGGTGGATGCGTCCGACGAGGCGACCGCTTAA
- a CDS encoding D-alanine--D-alanine ligase family protein: MDIGLIYDTFDAYPWSADDPPDADAEFEPEATVDALAAAVEHLGHTPVRVGTARMLQQKLCDGLALDAAINITESAGSRNREAYAPILLEMAGIPCVGSDALTLSLTLDKAWTKTIVADAGVPTPPHAVVSAPEALDATPLPPFPLFVKPRYEGSSKGITPDSVVHTPDALHAAVARVTRTYRQDALVEAFVPGGEFTVAVVGHDPPEALPVLQRAVEPTTHIGLHALEHRGAPEKDWDYTVADALTPALEDTLHQHTRKAFAALECHDFARADFRLDEHGQPFFLEINPLPTFAPDGTFAIIAELMGTAYPALLGDVFGRALRRLGCSA, translated from the coding sequence ATGGATATTGGACTGATATACGACACGTTTGATGCGTACCCGTGGTCCGCGGACGACCCGCCGGACGCCGATGCCGAGTTTGAGCCGGAGGCGACCGTCGATGCACTCGCGGCCGCTGTTGAGCACCTGGGACACACGCCCGTTCGCGTGGGCACGGCCCGCATGCTGCAGCAGAAGCTGTGCGACGGCCTTGCGCTGGATGCCGCCATCAACATCACAGAGAGCGCGGGCAGTCGGAATCGCGAAGCGTATGCCCCCATTCTCCTGGAGATGGCCGGCATCCCGTGCGTGGGCTCCGATGCGCTCACCCTCTCCCTGACGCTCGACAAGGCCTGGACCAAAACCATTGTAGCGGATGCTGGCGTCCCTACGCCGCCGCATGCGGTCGTCAGCGCGCCCGAGGCCCTCGACGCGACACCCCTTCCGCCGTTTCCCCTGTTTGTAAAGCCGCGCTACGAGGGCTCCTCGAAGGGGATTACGCCCGACAGCGTTGTGCACACGCCCGACGCCCTGCACGCCGCCGTGGCCCGCGTAACCCGCACCTATCGCCAGGATGCGCTGGTGGAAGCATTCGTGCCGGGCGGTGAGTTTACCGTCGCCGTGGTGGGGCACGATCCGCCCGAGGCGCTGCCGGTGCTGCAACGCGCCGTTGAACCCACCACACACATCGGATTGCATGCGCTGGAGCACCGCGGCGCGCCCGAAAAGGATTGGGATTACACGGTGGCCGATGCCCTCACCCCCGCGCTGGAGGATACGCTGCACCAGCACACGCGCAAGGCCTTCGCGGCTCTCGAATGCCACGACTTTGCCCGCGCCGATTTCCGCCTGGACGAACACGGACAGCCGTTCTTTCTGGAGATCAATCCGCTGCCCACGTTTGCCCCCGACGGCACGTTTGCCATCATTGCCGAGCTGATGGGCACCGCGTACCCTGCGCTGCTTGGCGACGTGTTTGGCCGCGCGCTTCGGCGCCTCGGATGCAGCGCGTAG
- a CDS encoding Rossmann-like and DUF2520 domain-containing protein: MPFNPQPLPLTIVGAGAVGTALAQQWTRQGGSIAGLISRRRASVEAAAQRLSPPPAHTGTTLNALPGATRIVALAVPDDAIASVAEDLAAVDHPWHETLAFHLSGLHPAARLAPLAARGAATVSVHPLQTIPAGAPPTVFEGAVAAVEGPAAAKGHALARWLGLRPVAIASSEKAAYHAAAALAANGLVALASVAQRVLEHAGVGPEDARAMLGPLLEATAANVHAQGPARALTGPVARGDVRTVAAHLNALPEDARRLYTQLAREMLRLTPHASQQPALQTLLDDNIPPRMSPDRDEQP, encoded by the coding sequence ATGCCGTTTAATCCGCAGCCTCTTCCCCTTACAATCGTCGGTGCTGGCGCGGTGGGCACGGCGCTCGCGCAGCAGTGGACCCGCCAGGGGGGATCGATCGCTGGATTGATCAGCCGGCGGCGGGCCTCTGTGGAGGCAGCTGCGCAACGGCTGTCCCCTCCGCCCGCCCACACCGGCACCACCCTAAACGCCCTACCGGGCGCTACGCGCATCGTGGCCCTCGCGGTGCCCGACGATGCCATCGCATCGGTTGCCGAGGATCTGGCCGCGGTAGATCACCCATGGCACGAAACGCTTGCGTTCCACCTTTCGGGCCTTCATCCGGCCGCGCGCCTCGCGCCCCTAGCCGCGCGGGGCGCGGCAACGGTGAGCGTGCACCCCCTGCAGACCATTCCTGCCGGCGCGCCGCCCACGGTGTTTGAGGGCGCGGTTGCAGCTGTGGAGGGGCCTGCGGCCGCCAAGGGGCATGCCCTTGCGCGCTGGCTTGGCCTCCGCCCGGTGGCCATTGCATCAAGCGAAAAGGCCGCCTACCACGCCGCTGCCGCGCTGGCGGCCAACGGACTCGTCGCCCTCGCATCTGTTGCGCAGCGCGTCTTAGAGCACGCGGGCGTCGGGCCCGAGGATGCGCGCGCCATGCTGGGGCCGCTGCTTGAAGCCACAGCGGCAAACGTGCACGCCCAGGGGCCGGCCCGTGCCCTCACCGGCCCCGTCGCCCGCGGCGATGTGCGCACCGTTGCCGCTCACCTGAACGCCCTTCCCGAGGATGCACGCCGCCTCTACACGCAGCTAGCGCGCGAGATGCTGCGCCTCACGCCCCATGCCTCGCAACAGCCGGCCCTCCAAACGCTCTTAGATGACAACATACCTCCACGAATGTCACCAGATCGTGACGAACAGCCTTGA
- a CDS encoding putative quinol monooxygenase has product MIVRIVRLTFRPDAVDAFLSHFDAAAPKIRATDGCQHLDLWRATRYPNICTTHSRWASRVALDAYRHSDLFRSTWAQVKPLFAAPPQATSYTVARAHPTDA; this is encoded by the coding sequence ATGATTGTCCGCATCGTTCGCCTGACGTTCCGCCCCGATGCTGTGGACGCGTTCCTGTCGCACTTCGATGCGGCGGCGCCCAAGATTCGCGCCACGGACGGCTGCCAGCACCTCGACCTGTGGCGGGCGACGCGGTATCCGAACATCTGCACGACCCACAGCCGGTGGGCGAGCCGCGTGGCGCTCGATGCGTATCGCCACAGCGACCTGTTTCGCTCCACCTGGGCCCAAGTAAAGCCGCTGTTTGCCGCCCCGCCGCAGGCCACCAGCTACACCGTGGCCCGCGCACATCCCACCGACGCCTGA